One segment of Drosophila mauritiana strain mau12 chromosome 3R, ASM438214v1, whole genome shotgun sequence DNA contains the following:
- the LOC117145190 gene encoding vacuolar protein sorting-associated protein 13B isoform X2 has product MFKLESYITPILLSYVAKYVKNFRDEDAQVSLWEGEVTFQNLDLRLEVLEEELNLPVELVSGHIHELSILVPWTKLMSEPVKIVINTIEFVAKLPDSESKQRRASFQREQRRKSKRESVEQPDQTKSPGPASSSSVVNKIINNISLQCHNIILKYVEDDIVVSMNVQTLNFSSAGEDWKPTMVDIHPVSVVMRKLLQVSDLTICLDKRNTAGRIEVCQEPVLYRCTLECRVLRKYNANTVSTTSTTRIGVFTKSLDINVSSLQFPMVMRLVKMLLELKPAEFEEDPQNPEDQEAVAEGSESQQGNESAGRSVFWWAWSLLPSFDTEEPSSSCDTPTGHAFDLGVYAEELNFQLKNSEYFTDQSMGGIKRIRYTPILRISLGGLYYERTILKECDWANVKAGLSSMCMEPLGAYRSDDPVDRNLVNTQEFQQERSFIDKSLFDENYMFADRSWCSYNYADYVARNTDEYMLFRSPVLAFDVIEHRVPKPSSHPVAESQLRDLGVRIQYRLLSAGITFHFSQSFVQVKKVISDLIRPYDYPGYRSESMKDEDRGVPEPENKNSEMTIPDLEYLMGLVPTCNYKIELRNIVVQLYPRQQQDESSAMNQHQLTTTVRQSLLPYLQLKIALVEGTMCGPVNPVRLVQLITHLEDKPRDVVNACYNCFHFNVKNLALMIMNTTPDNGRAKLLNIPRVQVNWNRLLAPYLWRQNEAPLETAEIKSEIITLEFSKRELIVAKRLVPLISSFSGQDLCDLAHIVANVNVNSDVIKLQSVGTKLNLSYHKYHTHLAAVGSLHGVHTDAVHTKMNIRNVVLSTSKNANNKWLEMQCQFPLEEAHSEQEKIPGTVVCLWLEPFRITTDIYLLQFLNFSDNSGRKITKDKEVETDLESVNQSEPPITQSVSNYSTISASAMAFNDFPPRRISRNNSRKISVPEETVHLSSERDERHTEAEPLTIPVANKPQPSNFDTTDFVKRLTKIVVLVEIAQAKIDVCELMMRKAPGDTDVKYTSICLPHMKVKSGNCEAIQRGNIRGVIPVS; this is encoded by the exons ATGTTCAAACTGGAGTCCTACATCACTCCGATTCTGCTGAGCTACGTGGCCAAGTACGTGAAGAACTTCCGCGACGAGGATGCCCAAGTGTCGCTGTGGGAAGGCGAGGTCACCTTCCAGAATCTGGACCTGCGCCTGGAGGTGCTCGAGGAAGAGCTGAACCTCCCAGTGGAACTGGTTTCCGGCCACATTCATGAACTCAGCATCCTGGTGCCGTGGACCAAGCTTATGTCCGAGCCCGTAAAGATCGTCATCAATACCATAGAATTCGTGGCCAAGTTGCCGGATAGTGAGAGCAAGCAGCGCAGGGCTTCCTTTCAGCGGGAGCAGCGAAGGAAATCCAAGCGGGAGTCCGTGGAGCAGCCGGACCAGACGAAGAGTCCCGGACCGGCTAGCTCTTCCAGCGTGGTCAACAAAATCATCAACAACATCAGCCTGCAGTGCCACAACATCATTTTGAAGTACGTGGAGGACGACATCGTGGTCTCTATGAATGTGCAGACCCTTAACTTCAGCTCCGCCGGCGAGGACTGGAAGCCCACCATGGTGGACATACATCCGGTGTCCGTCGTCATGCGCAAGTTGCTCCAGGTCTCGGATTTGACCATCTGCTTGGACAAGCGGAACACGGCCGGCAGGATAGAGGTGTGCCAGGAGCCGGTTCTCTACCGATGTACTCTGGAGTGCCGGGTTCTACGCAAGTACAACGCCAATACGGTGTCCACCACAAGCACGACACGCATTGGAGTTTTCACCAAGTCGCTGGATATCAACGTGTCATCTCTGCAGTTCCCCATGGTGATGAGGCTGGTCAAAATGCTGCTCGAGCTTAAGCCAGCCGAGTTTGAGGAGGACCCCCAGAATCCAGAAGATCAGGAGGCGGTAGCTGAGGGCAGCGAGTCGCAGCAGGGGAATGAATCCGCAGGCAGAAGCGTCTTTTGGTGGGCCTGGAGCCTACTGCCCAGTTTCGATACTGAGGAGCCTTCCTCGTCCTGTGACACTCCCACTGGCCACGCCTTCGATCTGGGAGTCTACGCAGAGGAGCTGAACTTCCAGCTTAAAAACTCAGAGTACTTTACGGACCAGAGCATGGGTGGCATCAAGCGAATACGATACACCCCCATATTGCGGATTAGTTTGGGTGGACTTTATTACGAGCGAACAATTCTAAAGGAGTGCGACTGGGCCAACGTCAAGGCGGGCCTTTCTAGCATGTGCATGGAGCCATTAGGTGCTTACCGTAGCGACGATCCCGTGGATCGCAACTTGGTGAATACCCAGGAA TTTCAGCAAGAGCGATCCTTTATCGACAAGAGTCTGTTTGACGAGAACTACATGTTCGCCGATCGGTCCTGGTGCAGCTACAACTACGCGGATTACGTGGCCAGGAACACGGATGAGTACATGCTGTTTCGCAGTCCTGTTTTGGCCTTCGACGTCATCGAGCACCGGGTGCCGAAGCCCAGCAGTCATCCCGTGGCGGAGAGCCAGCTCAGAGATCTGGGAGTTCGCATCCAGTATCGTCTATTGTCCGCCGGAATCACTTTCCACTTTTCGCAGTCGTTCGTGCAGGTTAAAAAGGTAATTAGTGATTTAATTCGGCCTTACGATTACCCGGGATATCGTTCAGAATCGATGAAGGATGAGGATCGCGGTGTCCCCGAGCCGGAAAACAAGAACTCTGAAATGACTATACCTGATCTGGAGTATCTAATGGGATTGGTGCCCACCTGTAACTACAAAATTGAGTTGCGTAACATTGTGGTTCAGTTGTATCCCCGCCAGCAGCAAGATGAGTCCTCCGCGATGAATCAACACCAACTGACGACCACAGTCAGACAATCTTTGCTACCATATTTGCAGCTTAAGATCGCCCTAGTTGAGGGCACAATGTGTGGACCAGTGaatccagttcgcctggtccAACTGATTACTCATCTAGAGGATAAGCCTCGGGACGTGGTTAATGCCTGCTACAACTGTTTTCACTTCAACGTAAAAAACTTGGCGCTTATGATTATGAATACAACTCCAGATAATGGACGTGCCAAACTTCTAAACATTCCACGCGTTCAAGTGAACTGGAACCGCTTGTTGGCGCCTTATCTTTGGCGTCAAAACGAGGCGCCTTTAGAGACTGCGGAAATAAAATCAGAGATCATAACTTTAGAGTTCTCAAAGCGGGAGCTAATCGTCGCAAAGCGCTTGGTGCCGTTGATTTCGAGTTTCAGTGGCCAAGATCTTTGTGATCTGGCCCACATTGTGGCCAATGTCAACGTCAATTCGGATGTGATCAAGCTGCAAAGTGTGGGCACCAAACTGAACCTGAGTTATCACAAGTACCATACACATTTGGCTGCAGTGGGGTCACTTCATGGTGTCCACACTGATGCCGTCCATACCAAAATGAACATACGCAATGTGGTGTTGTCCACTTCAAAGAATGCAAACAACAAGTGGTTAGAGATGCAGTGTCAGTTTCCCCTGGAGGAGGCCCATTCGGAGCAGGAAAAAATTCCAGGCACAGTGGTGTGCCTTTGGCTGGAACCATTTCGCATCACCACGGACATATATTTGCTGCAGTTCCTCAATTTTTCGGATAACAGTGGGaggaaaataacaaaagacaAGG AAGTAGAAACTGATTTGGAGTCTGTGAACCAGTCAGAGCCACCAATTACACAATCGGTTTCGAATTACTCCACGATTTCTGCCTCTGCGATGGCCTTTAATGATTTTCCACCACGTCGAATCAGCAGAAACAATAGTCGAAAGATCTCGGTACCCGAGGAGACAGTTCACCTAAGTTCCGAGCGAGATGAGAGGCACACCGAGGCAGAACCTTTGACCATACCAGTAGCCAATAAGCCACAACCAAGTAATTTCGATACAACCGATTTTGTGAAGAGGTTGACAAAAATTGTGGTGCTGGTAGAGATCGCTCAGGCTAAGATTGACGTATGTGAATTAATGATGCGAAAAGCTCCTGGAGATACCGATGTGAAGTATACTTCCATTTGCCTGCCGCACATGAAAGTAAAATCGGGCAATTGCGAGGCCATCCAACGAGGAAACATCAGAGGAGTTATTCCAGTG AGCTAA